One part of the Actinotignum schaalii genome encodes these proteins:
- a CDS encoding cell division protein CrgA, protein MTDQQYDEPELSEAAGSAAPARKSRKSAAPSAKDVRRPGTKRDIEAQASREKEAAKRSHKVAQKDRRSPSWWAPVMCTLMIIGLIVVVLAYVTGGRFPIPGWNNGNLFLGFGFMIVGFLMTMGWK, encoded by the coding sequence ATGACAGATCAACAGTACGACGAACCCGAACTTTCGGAAGCCGCCGGCAGCGCTGCCCCGGCTCGGAAGTCGCGCAAGAGCGCTGCGCCCTCGGCGAAGGATGTGCGCCGCCCCGGCACCAAGCGCGATATTGAAGCGCAGGCCAGCCGGGAAAAGGAAGCGGCTAAGCGCTCCCATAAGGTCGCGCAGAAGGATCGCCGCTCGCCGAGCTGGTGGGCGCCGGTGATGTGCACGCTCATGATTATCGGGCTCATCGTGGTGGTGCTGGCCTACGTGACCGGCGGCCGTTTCCCCATCCCGGGGTGGAATAACGGCAATCTTTTCCTCGGTTTCGGGTTCATGATCGTGGGCTTCCTCATGACAAT
- a CDS encoding class E sortase — MREQQPERGRRAGRRAAEGNAARAPRHEAVGHYRPATAGAGTPGAGATGVGTTAQLPAQAATAALTATRPAAPARRRGGILNAIIGVIGELLITAGIVVGLFIVWQVYWTDLGANRDQAQQIENVNKQWGDPRGASKVGTPRTDAPPAADHVNRTGDLEGIIYIPRFGADWRYTVKYGVDLEAVVDTGSFGHYPDTQYVGEVGNYAITAHRQTYGAAMRDVPELQPGDPIIVQTKNAYYVYKVSEHEVVPPTQVGVLAPVPNHPEEAPTQRILTITTCHPPFVSSDRWITYATLDHWVDAAEGAPAELVK, encoded by the coding sequence ATGCGCGAACAGCAGCCCGAACGAGGGCGCCGTGCGGGGCGGCGTGCGGCGGAAGGAAACGCTGCTCGCGCTCCGCGGCACGAAGCTGTGGGGCACTACCGTCCGGCTACCGCCGGTGCAGGTACGCCCGGTGCAGGTGCAACCGGTGTTGGTACGACGGCGCAGCTTCCCGCCCAGGCCGCCACCGCCGCTCTCACCGCAACCCGGCCGGCCGCACCCGCGCGGCGCCGCGGCGGCATCCTCAACGCGATTATCGGCGTGATTGGCGAGCTGCTCATTACCGCGGGAATCGTGGTGGGCCTCTTCATTGTGTGGCAGGTCTACTGGACTGACCTGGGCGCGAACCGCGATCAGGCCCAGCAGATCGAGAACGTCAACAAGCAGTGGGGCGATCCACGGGGGGCCAGCAAGGTGGGAACCCCGCGCACGGATGCCCCGCCGGCCGCGGACCACGTGAATCGCACCGGCGACCTGGAAGGCATTATTTACATCCCGCGTTTCGGGGCCGACTGGCGCTACACCGTCAAATACGGCGTGGACCTGGAAGCCGTGGTGGATACCGGCAGTTTCGGGCATTACCCGGATACCCAGTACGTGGGTGAGGTCGGCAATTACGCGATTACCGCGCACCGGCAGACCTACGGCGCGGCCATGCGCGATGTGCCCGAGCTCCAGCCCGGCGACCCGATCATCGTGCAAACCAAGAACGCCTACTACGTGTACAAGGTGAGCGAGCACGAGGTGGTGCCGCCCACGCAGGTCGGCGTGCTGGCCCCGGTGCCGAATCACCCGGAAGAAGCACCCACGCAGCGCATCCTCACCATCACCACCTGCCATCCGCCCTTCGTGTCCAGCGACCGCTGGATCACCTACGCCACCCTCGATCATTGGGTCGACGCCGCCGAGGGCGCCCCGGCGGAGCTGGTGAAGTAG